Proteins from one Sarcophilus harrisii chromosome 2, mSarHar1.11, whole genome shotgun sequence genomic window:
- the NKX2-4 gene encoding homeobox protein Nkx-2.4, translated as MSLSPKHTTPFSVSDILSPIEESYKKFGGAMDGAPPNLGSPLGAAAAAAAAYRQQPAGSSSQAAAAAAAAAAAAAGMQPPPPHAMAGHNAAAAAAAAAAAAAAAATYHMPPGVSQFPHGAMGGYCNGGIGNMGDIPAYPDGMRGSAAAAAATGWYGANPDPRYSTISRFMGPSTGMNMTGMGTLTGIAEAAKSMAPLHAAPRRKRRVLFSQAQVYELERRFKQQKYLSAPEREHLASMIHLTPTQVKIWFQNHRYKMKRQAKDKVTQQLQQENSLCQQQSPRRVAVPVLVKDGKPCQNTSNTPTPSQPGPQPPAPGGANGVLPSSNSAVHQHQNPQVNSLTQAPDLEEMSPSPPSLHNQVTNLAQMDATTVDYNSGMVNPNLLYGRTW; from the exons ATGTCGTTGAGCCCCAAGCACACGACGCCCTTCTCCGTGTCCGACATCCTAAGCCCCATCGAGGAGAGCTACAAGAAGTTCGGCGGCGCCATGGACGGCGCGCCGCCCAACCTGGGCTCCCCCctgggggcggcggcggcggcggccgcagCTTACCGGCAGCAGCCCGCGGGTTCCTCCTCgcaggcggcggcggcggcggcggcggcggcggccgccgCGGCAGGAATGCAACCGCCGCCTCCCCACGCCATGGCGGGCCACAACGCGGccgcggcggcagcggcggcagcGGCCGCGGCCGCGGCCGCCGCTACCTACCACATGCCTCCAGGCGTCTCCCAGTTCCCCCACGGAGCCATGGGTGGCTACTGCAACGGGGGGATCGGCAACATGGGAGACATCCCCGCCTATCCGGACGGCATGAGGGGCAGTGCAGCGGCCGCCGCAGCCACCGGTTGGTACGGGGCCAACCCGGACCCCCGCTACTCCACAA TCTCCAGGTTCATGGGGCCGTCCACCGGCATGAACATGACGGGAATGGGGACGCTGACGGGGATCGCCGAGGCCGCCAAATCCATGGCCCCGCTGCACGCGGCTCCAAGAAGGAAAAGGCGAGTACTCTTCTCGCAGGCGCAAGTCTACGAGCTGGAAAGAAGGTTCAAACAGCAGAAGTACCTCTCAGCCCCGGAGCGGGAGCATCTGGCCAGCATGATTCACCTCACGCCCACACAAGTTAAGATCTGGTTCCAAAACCACCGGTACAAAATGAAAAGGCAGGCGAAGGACAAAGTCACGCAGCAGCTGCAGCAGGAGAACAGCTTGTGCCAGCAGCAGTCACCGCGGCGAGTGGCCGTGCCCGTGCTGGTGAAGGACGGGAAACCGTGCCAGAACACTTCCAATACCCCGACGCCCAGCCAGCCCGGGCCGCAGCCGCCGGCGCCCGGCGGGGCCAACGGTGTGCTTCCCTCATCCAACAGCGCTGTCCATCAGCACCAGAACCCACAAGTTAACTCCTTAACCCAGGCACCCGACCTGGAAGAGATGTCCCCCAGCCCGCCTTCTCTTCACAACCAAGTCACCAACCTGGCTCAGATGGACGCGACCACTGTCGATTACAATAGTGGCATGGTCAACCCGAACCTGCTCTATGGCAGGACATGGTAA